A region from the Acuticoccus sediminis genome encodes:
- the cbiB gene encoding adenosylcobinamide-phosphate synthase CbiB yields MSFGPVPFALAFDAILGEPGWAWSRVGHPVTWMGNLIDRLDGRLNRGRRADGVFALLVLVTVFGGVAVVIDALIADGPIGLLIEAALGSTLIAYRSLVQHVRAVVRADGLSDARRAVGMIVGRDTSAMDEGAVSRAALESLGENWSDGVVAPAFWFAVAGLPGIVIYKAINTADSMIGHRTPRYEAFGWAAARTDDAVNFIPARLAAVTVALAHPRVFRRWETVTAGARAHVSPNAGWPEAALAVATGVELGGPRQYGVRSVDGVRLNAGGREARRGDIRRGVEIIGRAALIHGAVYALLALAL; encoded by the coding sequence ATGAGCTTCGGCCCCGTCCCCTTCGCGCTCGCGTTCGACGCCATCCTCGGCGAGCCGGGCTGGGCCTGGTCGCGCGTCGGCCACCCCGTCACCTGGATGGGCAACCTCATCGACCGGCTGGACGGCCGCCTCAACCGCGGGCGGCGCGCGGACGGTGTCTTCGCCCTCCTCGTGCTCGTCACGGTGTTCGGCGGGGTCGCGGTGGTGATCGACGCGCTGATCGCCGACGGGCCGATCGGTCTCCTCATCGAGGCGGCGCTCGGGTCGACGCTGATCGCCTACCGCAGCCTGGTCCAGCACGTGAGGGCCGTCGTCCGCGCCGACGGGCTGAGCGACGCCCGGCGGGCCGTCGGGATGATCGTCGGGCGCGACACCAGCGCGATGGACGAGGGCGCCGTCTCGCGCGCCGCGCTGGAATCGCTGGGCGAGAACTGGTCGGACGGGGTCGTCGCCCCGGCCTTCTGGTTCGCGGTCGCCGGGCTCCCCGGCATCGTCATCTACAAGGCGATCAACACGGCCGACTCGATGATCGGGCATCGCACGCCCCGTTACGAGGCGTTCGGCTGGGCCGCCGCCCGCACCGACGACGCCGTCAACTTCATCCCCGCGCGCCTCGCCGCGGTGACGGTGGCGCTCGCCCATCCGCGTGTGTTCCGCCGCTGGGAGACGGTGACGGCCGGCGCGCGGGCGCACGTCTCGCCCAACGCCGGCTGGCCGGAGGCGGCGCTCGCGGTGGCGACGGGCGTCGAGCTCGGCGGCCCGAGGCAGTACGGCGTGCGCAGCGTCGACGGCGTGCGACTCAACGCGGGAGGGCGCGAGGCGCGGCGCGGCGACATCCGCCGCGGCGTCGAGATCATCGGCCGCGCCGCGCTGATCCACGGCGCGGTGTACGCTCTCCTCGCCCTAGCCCTCTGA
- the cobD gene encoding threonine-phosphate decarboxylase CobD: MSPTVSAVPHGGDLADAARLAAPPEDGWLDLSTGINPHAYPAAIPPEALTRLPQRSRLNALLAAARTAYAVPPGAGIVAAPGTQAIIQWLPRLVPAERVTVVGPTYAEHAAAWHPHAATAEADELPAEGLAVVVNPNNPTGRVHAPGTLRAAATRDAPDGVALIVDEAFGDLAPEASIAGAPGTLVLKSFGKFFGLPGVRLGFAIGAPDVMGRLSAALGSWAVSGPAIEIGAAALADAAWIATMRRQLADERAALDAVLGAAGLTVIGGTDLFRLVECRDAAGLHRALARHGIWTRRFEHAPRWLRIGLPGAALPRLAAALEAVTHASIATRTPS; this comes from the coding sequence GTGTCGCCGACCGTGAGCGCGGTGCCTCATGGCGGTGACCTCGCCGATGCCGCCCGCCTCGCCGCGCCTCCCGAGGACGGCTGGCTCGACCTTTCCACCGGGATCAACCCGCACGCCTACCCTGCCGCGATCCCGCCCGAGGCGCTGACGCGGCTGCCGCAACGCAGTCGCCTCAACGCCCTCCTCGCCGCCGCCCGCACCGCCTACGCCGTGCCGCCCGGCGCGGGGATCGTCGCAGCGCCCGGAACGCAGGCCATCATCCAGTGGCTGCCGCGCCTCGTCCCCGCCGAACGCGTCACCGTCGTCGGCCCGACGTATGCCGAGCACGCCGCCGCCTGGCACCCGCACGCCGCGACCGCCGAGGCGGACGAGCTGCCGGCGGAGGGCCTCGCCGTCGTGGTGAACCCCAACAATCCGACCGGGCGCGTCCACGCCCCCGGTACGCTTCGGGCAGCCGCCACGCGTGACGCCCCGGACGGCGTGGCGCTGATCGTCGACGAGGCGTTCGGCGACCTCGCCCCCGAGGCGTCGATCGCAGGCGCGCCCGGGACCCTGGTGCTGAAGAGCTTCGGCAAGTTCTTCGGCCTCCCGGGCGTACGGCTCGGCTTCGCCATCGGCGCGCCGGACGTCATGGGCCGCCTGTCGGCAGCCCTCGGCTCCTGGGCCGTCAGCGGGCCGGCGATCGAGATCGGCGCCGCCGCGCTGGCCGACGCCGCGTGGATCGCCACCATGCGCCGCCAGCTCGCCGACGAACGGGCCGCGCTGGATGCGGTGCTGGGCGCGGCGGGCCTCACCGTCATCGGCGGCACCGACCTCTTCCGCCTCGTCGAATGCCGTGACGCCGCCGGCCTCCACCGCGCGCTCGCCCGCCACGGCATCTGGACGCGCCGCTTCGAGCACGCGCCGCGCTGGCTGCGCATCGGCCTCCCCGGCGCCGCGCTGCCCCGTCTCGCCGCCGCCCTCGAAGCCGTCACGCACGCATCCATCGCCACCCGGACCCCGTCATGA
- a CDS encoding calcium-binding protein, which produces MGTGSSPAATISGTNGNDTLAALMDLDLVDGRAGDDLLTSLFNGTVLRGGSGDDVLETALSLSGSAAAPVVGTAEQVGGSGDDALTLDLLAENDLGDAEARADLTGQSGDDVIDAVVTAQADFLADAYSEVTATGGSGADVITVAARVGTTLGVMTARTSVNSGSGDDIIAVTAEAADEFISPDDELLENIVKSGSGDDVVTALADSSFDGGNSTAHNSIATGDGDDMVDAEAVVESNSADLAWNEIAGGAGGDVLTGRAFTNSNTSSPVGRNDIAGGDGADAITGLLFGNFQNGTTALYNVLKGGAGGDTIIGELHAGAEFSTEGVNEIYGGDGDDDIKALAVGAAVSDEVMVFNDVAGGAGDDTITATADASPLEPANTAGLSAANEVRGADGDDVLTAIIAGDPDGSSFVAGGSGNDTIVLVGGSGNTAQGGSEMDTVTGGDGADSILGGSGNDVLAGGGGDDTLIGGNDDDRLEGGEGDDLLNGNSGADVLAFAAAGGGTDRIVQFRAAEDSLDFASVADLGAAGLADDLDAISTLTDGGPGGDVVVEFDAGTTLVFLGLGTGTFTSFADLVDDPMAQLMSTF; this is translated from the coding sequence ATGGGGACTGGTTCTTCCCCGGCCGCGACCATTTCCGGCACGAACGGCAATGACACTCTGGCCGCACTCATGGATCTCGACCTCGTCGACGGGCGCGCCGGTGACGACCTGCTGACCAGCCTGTTCAACGGCACGGTCCTGCGGGGCGGCAGCGGCGACGACGTGCTCGAGACGGCCCTGTCGCTGAGCGGCTCGGCGGCGGCACCGGTCGTCGGCACGGCCGAGCAGGTCGGCGGCTCCGGCGACGATGCGCTGACGCTCGACCTCCTCGCCGAAAACGACCTCGGTGACGCCGAGGCCCGCGCCGACCTGACCGGCCAGAGTGGCGACGACGTCATCGACGCCGTGGTGACGGCGCAGGCCGACTTCCTCGCCGACGCGTATAGCGAGGTGACGGCGACGGGCGGCTCCGGGGCGGACGTCATCACGGTGGCCGCCCGGGTCGGGACCACGCTGGGCGTCATGACGGCGCGCACCTCGGTCAACAGCGGGTCCGGCGACGACATCATCGCCGTCACGGCGGAGGCGGCGGACGAGTTCATCTCGCCCGACGACGAGCTGCTCGAGAATATCGTCAAGAGCGGGTCCGGCGACGACGTCGTCACCGCGCTCGCCGACAGCAGCTTCGACGGTGGCAACAGCACCGCGCACAACAGCATCGCCACCGGCGATGGCGACGACATGGTCGACGCCGAGGCCGTCGTGGAGTCGAACTCGGCCGACCTCGCCTGGAACGAGATCGCCGGCGGGGCGGGAGGCGACGTGCTCACCGGCCGCGCCTTCACCAACTCCAACACGAGCTCTCCGGTGGGGCGCAACGACATTGCCGGCGGCGACGGCGCGGACGCGATCACCGGCCTGCTGTTCGGCAATTTCCAGAACGGCACCACGGCGCTCTACAACGTCCTGAAGGGCGGCGCCGGGGGCGACACGATCATCGGCGAGCTTCACGCGGGGGCGGAGTTCTCCACCGAAGGCGTCAACGAGATTTACGGCGGCGACGGGGACGACGACATCAAGGCGCTGGCGGTGGGCGCGGCCGTCTCCGACGAGGTCATGGTGTTCAACGACGTCGCCGGCGGGGCGGGCGACGACACCATCACCGCGACGGCCGACGCCAGCCCGCTGGAGCCGGCGAACACGGCCGGGCTGAGCGCGGCCAACGAGGTCCGCGGCGCGGACGGGGACGACGTTCTCACCGCGATCATCGCCGGCGACCCGGACGGCTCGAGCTTCGTCGCCGGCGGGAGCGGAAACGACACGATCGTGCTGGTCGGCGGCTCGGGCAACACCGCGCAGGGCGGCAGCGAGATGGACACGGTGACCGGCGGCGATGGCGCCGATTCCATCCTCGGCGGCTCGGGCAACGACGTGCTCGCCGGCGGCGGGGGCGACGACACGCTGATCGGCGGGAACGACGACGACCGCCTGGAGGGCGGCGAGGGCGACGATCTCCTCAACGGCAACAGCGGGGCGGACGTCCTCGCCTTCGCGGCGGCGGGCGGCGGGACCGACCGGATCGTCCAGTTCCGGGCGGCCGAGGACAGCCTCGATTTCGCGTCGGTGGCCGACCTCGGCGCGGCCGGGCTGGCGGACGATCTCGACGCGATCTCGACCCTGACAGACGGCGGCCCCGGCGGGGACGTGGTGGTCGAGTTCGACGCCGGGACGACGCTCGTCTTCCTCGGGCTCGGGACCGGCACCTTCACCAGCTTCGCCGATCTCGTCGACGATCCGATGGCGCAGCTGATGTCGACGTTCTGA
- the glnA gene encoding type I glutamate--ammonia ligase translates to MSTAQEILKDIKDKDVKFVDLRFTDPRGKLQHVTMDTSIVDEDLFADGTMFDGSSIAGWKAINESDMILMPDPETAYIDPFFAQTTMAVVCDILEPGTGEGYNRDPRSTAKRAEAYVKSGGFGDTITMGPEAEFFVFDDVRFKADPYNTGFKLDSTELPSNMDTEYETGNLGHRPRTKGGYFPVPPIDSCQDMRSEMLSVMTEMGVAVEKHHHEVAAAQHELGLKFDTLTKIADSMQIYKYVVHQVANAYGKTATFMPKPVFGDNGTGMHVHQSIWKDGKPMFAGNLYADLSEECLFYIGGILKHAKALNAFTNPSTNSYKRLVPGYEAPVLLAYSARNRSASCRIPISSSPKGKRLEVRFPDPSANPYLAYAAMCMAGLDGIKNRIHPGEPMDKDLYDLPPEELAGIPTVCGSLREALASLDAGRDFLKAGGVFDDDQIDAYIELKMEENMRYEMTPHPVEFDMYYSV, encoded by the coding sequence ATGAGCACAGCGCAAGAAATCCTGAAGGATATCAAGGACAAGGACGTAAAGTTCGTCGACCTGCGCTTCACCGACCCGCGCGGCAAGCTGCAACACGTCACGATGGACACCTCCATCGTCGACGAGGACCTGTTCGCCGACGGCACGATGTTCGATGGCTCGTCCATCGCCGGCTGGAAGGCCATCAACGAGTCCGACATGATCCTCATGCCGGATCCGGAGACGGCCTACATCGACCCGTTCTTTGCGCAGACCACGATGGCTGTCGTTTGCGACATCCTCGAGCCTGGCACCGGCGAAGGCTACAACCGCGACCCCCGCTCCACGGCCAAGCGGGCCGAGGCGTACGTGAAGTCCGGCGGCTTCGGTGACACCATCACCATGGGCCCGGAAGCCGAGTTCTTCGTGTTCGACGACGTCCGCTTCAAGGCCGACCCGTACAACACCGGCTTCAAGCTCGACTCCACCGAGCTGCCGTCCAACATGGACACCGAGTACGAGACCGGGAACCTCGGCCACCGTCCGCGCACCAAGGGCGGCTACTTCCCCGTCCCGCCGATCGACTCCTGCCAGGACATGCGCTCCGAGATGCTCTCGGTCATGACCGAGATGGGCGTCGCCGTCGAGAAGCACCACCACGAGGTGGCCGCGGCCCAGCACGAGCTTGGTCTCAAGTTCGACACGCTGACCAAGATCGCCGACTCGATGCAGATCTATAAGTACGTCGTGCATCAGGTCGCGAACGCCTACGGCAAGACCGCCACGTTCATGCCGAAGCCCGTCTTCGGCGACAACGGCACCGGCATGCACGTCCACCAGTCCATCTGGAAGGACGGCAAGCCGATGTTCGCGGGCAACCTGTACGCGGACCTGTCGGAAGAGTGCCTCTTCTACATCGGCGGCATCCTGAAGCACGCCAAGGCCCTCAACGCCTTCACCAACCCGTCGACCAACTCCTACAAGCGTCTGGTCCCGGGCTACGAAGCGCCGGTTCTGCTCGCCTACTCGGCGCGTAACCGCTCGGCCTCCTGCCGCATCCCCATCTCGTCCTCGCCGAAGGGCAAGCGTCTCGAAGTGCGTTTCCCGGATCCGTCCGCGAACCCGTACCTCGCCTACGCCGCGATGTGCATGGCCGGCCTCGACGGCATCAAGAACCGCATCCATCCGGGCGAGCCGATGGACAAGGACCTCTACGACCTGCCGCCCGAGGAGCTCGCCGGCATCCCGACCGTCTGCGGTTCGCTGCGTGAGGCCCTCGCCTCGCTCGACGCCGGCCGTGACTTCCTGAAGGCCGGTGGCGTGTTCGACGACGATCAGATCGACGCCTACATCGAGCTGAAGATGGAAGAGAACATGCGGTACGAGATGACGCCGCACCCGGTCGAATTCGACATGTACTACTCGGTCTAA
- a CDS encoding P-II family nitrogen regulator, translating to MKKIEAIIKPFKLDEVKEALQEVGLQGITVLEARGFGRQKGHTELYRGAEYVVDFLPKVKIELIVPDSLLPAAVDAIRNAAQTGRIGDGKIFVLPVEDAIRIRTGEIGEDAI from the coding sequence ATGAAGAAGATCGAAGCCATTATTAAGCCGTTCAAGTTGGACGAGGTGAAGGAGGCGCTGCAAGAAGTCGGGCTCCAGGGCATCACGGTGCTTGAGGCGCGCGGGTTCGGCCGCCAGAAGGGGCATACCGAACTCTATCGCGGTGCCGAGTACGTCGTCGATTTCCTGCCTAAAGTGAAAATCGAGCTGATCGTTCCCGACAGCCTTCTTCCCGCCGCCGTCGACGCCATCCGCAACGCTGCCCAGACGGGCCGGATCGGCGACGGCAAGATCTTCGTCCTCCCCGTCGAGGACGCAATCCGCATCCGCACCGGTGAAATCGGTGAGGACGCCATCTAA
- a CDS encoding NAD(P)H-hydrate dehydratase, translated as MSAIDRAAVAEGIPFETLMERAGGAVADVVIRQAPVGAPILVLAGPGNNGGDAFVAARHLLEAGHPVSLLDLSGGQGTGAAAEARAAYTGPEVGAEDEFLDRAEVIVDGLFGGGLARDVTGVFADVIARLNRRHREVVAIDMPSGVDGATGLVRGIAIEARRTVTFQRRRPGHLLLPGRDFCGEVTVADLGMSDTAVGSALCQTFVNTPALWRDARPMLALAGHKYDRGHAVVVSGPMTATGAARMAAGAALRTGAGLVTVASPSEALLVNANHLTAVMLVRADGAEGIAEALADPRRNVVCLGPGLPADDETRAKVRAACASGASTVIDAGGLSAFAGDAAGLAAAIGPKGAVLTPHAGEFSRVFGKGLVDEAGRLEAARRAAVDVGAVVVLKGPDTVIAAPDGRAAITENAPPWLATAGAGDVLAGMITAFIAQGVPLFEAAAMGVWLHGDLAQRVGPALIATDLIANLRTARAAFDHV; from the coding sequence ATGAGTGCGATCGACCGGGCCGCCGTGGCGGAGGGGATCCCATTCGAAACGTTGATGGAGCGCGCCGGAGGCGCCGTCGCCGACGTGGTCATTCGGCAGGCACCCGTCGGGGCGCCGATCCTGGTCCTCGCCGGACCCGGCAACAATGGCGGCGACGCGTTCGTGGCGGCGCGGCATCTCCTGGAGGCGGGGCATCCGGTCTCGCTTCTCGACCTGTCGGGCGGTCAGGGAACCGGCGCCGCGGCGGAGGCGCGCGCCGCCTATACAGGTCCGGAGGTCGGCGCGGAAGATGAATTCCTCGACCGTGCCGAAGTCATCGTCGACGGGCTCTTCGGAGGCGGGCTGGCGCGTGACGTGACGGGCGTCTTCGCCGACGTCATCGCCCGGCTGAACCGTCGGCACCGCGAGGTGGTCGCGATCGACATGCCGAGCGGCGTCGACGGCGCGACGGGCCTCGTCCGGGGCATCGCCATCGAGGCGCGGCGCACGGTGACCTTCCAGCGCCGCCGACCCGGGCACCTCCTCCTGCCGGGCCGCGACTTCTGCGGCGAAGTGACCGTGGCCGACCTCGGGATGTCGGACACGGCGGTCGGCTCGGCCCTGTGTCAAACCTTCGTCAACACGCCGGCCCTGTGGCGGGACGCGCGGCCGATGCTGGCGCTGGCCGGCCACAAGTACGACCGCGGCCATGCCGTCGTCGTCTCCGGGCCGATGACGGCGACCGGGGCAGCGCGCATGGCCGCCGGCGCGGCGCTGAGGACGGGGGCGGGGCTCGTCACCGTCGCCTCGCCGAGCGAGGCGCTCCTCGTCAACGCCAACCACCTGACGGCGGTGATGCTGGTGCGGGCCGACGGGGCGGAGGGGATCGCCGAGGCGCTTGCCGATCCGCGCCGCAACGTCGTCTGCCTCGGCCCGGGCCTGCCGGCGGACGACGAGACCCGCGCCAAGGTCAGGGCCGCGTGCGCCTCCGGGGCGTCCACCGTCATCGACGCGGGGGGCCTCAGCGCCTTCGCCGGCGACGCCGCCGGACTTGCCGCGGCGATCGGCCCGAAGGGGGCGGTGCTGACGCCGCACGCCGGCGAGTTTTCCCGCGTCTTCGGCAAGGGCCTCGTCGACGAGGCGGGGCGGCTCGAGGCGGCGCGGCGGGCGGCGGTCGATGTCGGCGCGGTCGTGGTCCTGAAGGGGCCCGACACGGTGATCGCGGCGCCCGACGGCCGGGCTGCGATCACCGAGAACGCCCCGCCGTGGCTCGCGACGGCCGGGGCGGGCGACGTCCTTGCCGGGATGATCACCGCGTTCATCGCCCAGGGCGTGCCTCTTTTCGAGGCAGCGGCCATGGGCGTGTGGCTCCACGGTGACCTCGCCCAGCGGGTCGGCCCGGCGCTGATCGCGACCGATCTGATCGCCAACCTGAGAACTGCGCGCGCCGCGTTCGATCACGTTTGA
- the tig gene encoding trigger factor, with protein MEVTETRAEGLARELKVTVPAATLDARLNAYLDDLRQKVRLKGFRPGKVPMAHLKKMYGRSAMAEVINDVMTESVRGAVEERSEKPALQPDVDIDETSMADVMDGKSDLSFAVKYEILPEIEVSGLDEITVEKPVYEVPAEELDAELAKLAENYKDYEAVERAAQDDDRLKIDFVGKIDDVPFEGGSAEGIDIVLGQGRFIPGFEEQLTGATAGQPVTVTVTFPEDYGAAHLAGKEAVFDVTVQEVAAPKETVLDDAFAEKLGMENLEKLREALKGQMQGSYDQASRAKVKRALLDALDEKFKFTLPQKLVDTEFDSIWRQVEHEMKDKGEEFDASLAADADGSEAKTRADYQTIAERRVRLGLLLSEVGQKAEVQVTDEEVQRALQQRMQQFPGQERQVLEYYQKNPQAVASLRAPIFEDKVVDYILELATVNTLPVSKEELLKGMDEDEHDHAHDHDHDHHHHDHDHDHHHDHDHHHDH; from the coding sequence ATGGAAGTGACGGAAACCCGTGCTGAGGGTCTCGCGCGGGAACTCAAAGTGACGGTTCCCGCAGCGACCCTCGACGCTCGTCTCAATGCCTACCTGGACGATCTGCGTCAGAAGGTCCGACTGAAGGGATTTCGCCCGGGCAAGGTGCCCATGGCGCACCTGAAGAAGATGTACGGCCGCTCGGCCATGGCCGAGGTCATCAACGACGTGATGACCGAGTCCGTGCGCGGCGCCGTCGAAGAGCGCTCCGAGAAGCCGGCCCTCCAGCCCGATGTCGACATCGACGAGACGTCGATGGCGGACGTGATGGACGGCAAGAGCGACCTCTCGTTCGCCGTCAAGTACGAGATCCTGCCGGAAATCGAGGTCAGCGGTCTCGACGAGATCACCGTCGAGAAGCCGGTCTACGAGGTCCCGGCCGAGGAGCTCGACGCCGAGCTCGCCAAGCTCGCCGAGAACTACAAGGACTACGAGGCCGTCGAGCGCGCCGCGCAGGACGATGACCGCCTGAAGATCGACTTCGTCGGCAAGATCGACGACGTGCCGTTCGAGGGCGGCTCGGCCGAGGGTATCGACATCGTGCTCGGCCAGGGCCGGTTCATCCCCGGCTTCGAGGAGCAGCTGACGGGCGCCACCGCCGGCCAGCCGGTCACCGTGACCGTGACGTTCCCCGAGGACTACGGCGCGGCCCACCTCGCCGGCAAGGAAGCGGTCTTCGACGTGACGGTGCAGGAAGTCGCCGCCCCGAAGGAGACGGTGCTCGACGACGCCTTCGCCGAGAAGCTCGGCATGGAGAACCTCGAGAAGCTGCGCGAGGCCCTCAAGGGCCAGATGCAGGGCTCCTACGACCAGGCGAGCCGCGCCAAGGTCAAGCGCGCGCTGCTCGACGCCCTCGACGAGAAGTTCAAGTTCACCCTGCCGCAGAAGCTGGTCGACACCGAGTTCGACTCGATCTGGCGCCAGGTCGAGCACGAGATGAAGGACAAGGGCGAGGAATTCGACGCCTCGCTCGCCGCGGACGCCGACGGTTCCGAGGCGAAGACCCGCGCCGACTACCAGACGATCGCCGAACGTCGCGTGCGCCTGGGCCTCCTCCTGTCGGAGGTCGGCCAGAAGGCCGAGGTGCAGGTGACCGACGAGGAGGTGCAGCGCGCGCTCCAGCAGCGCATGCAGCAGTTCCCCGGCCAGGAGCGGCAGGTTCTGGAGTACTACCAGAAGAACCCGCAGGCCGTCGCCAGCCTGCGCGCGCCGATCTTCGAGGACAAGGTCGTCGACTACATCCTCGAGCTCGCCACCGTGAACACCCTCCCGGTGTCCAAGGAAGAGCTCCTGAAGGGAATGGACGAGGACGAGCACGATCATGCGCATGATCACGACCATGATCACCACCATCACGACCATGATCATGATCACCACCATGATCAC